attattctccgacaaaaaattttaatccaatttccaaaaatatatttttggcatttaactcactaaataccaaaaCTGGGCTAAAAGTCTAAGAAATTCcccacaaaataccctaaaattgtataatttaggatttaaaattaagggtcttacaaatAACATCTTTTATCTGTTTTGAGAGCAACATCCCTTGAACCAACCCAGCCTCATAAACATTCAATTCCAGCATACCACTTTTTGATTTGCTTtcgcagttttttttttttttttttttatggatcaAAGAAAAGATCAGCTGAGGAttggcctcgcatacaaggttagacaaattatgagtataaactaattcaatagtgaattggcaatccccggcaacggcgccaaaaacttgattgtgtttcagcaagtgtactgaatcgttgcaagtaataataaaacggtagtaccgagtgtcgaactcaaggattgcgttttactattgaattatatttagttactaaaattgaacaaaaagttcccaagttgattgaaataatatttaaaattgacaactgtagtaaaattgatcctttataaattgagaaaaatgtcaggaatgagtttcacttcgaatccaaccttggtgtctaatttgatcatagttattgaattcctttattgaattattactgaattctctttattattcttgccctaatgtcttagtgacagaacctttaattccaaagtaacccctaattccttagtagatttaagattagaattaagcattaccgtatagaaattctcttgtaaattattgctttgcaactaatttaattggtttcatgacctgcacctatgtctagattacaaattcatgaatttctcatctcaagcattcataaagtccacttccgtttcaaaatacaaatcgtagaacattttaatgttgatcaagcaataaaaagcattaaccatggagatgagaaaaataattcaataaactcattcatataactagaaatcaaatcataaaaataatggtttcatcttgttacactcatccctaacaaatagtgTTTAGTTACttagagataaaagagatagagattagagaagaattacaagaatgattcatgaatgattcttgataaaactgctccaatgatgttagaaacggtcgtctttgagtatctatgctagggcacaagtctctcaacttcccaagagtcaaaaagatccctaaatagtgaaaaattgcatttttatgaATGCTGATGCGCATTGCGCGCCCTAGGCGCaggaaacgcgctccaggcACGCTTGGACAGTGCTGAACGgctggaaatgcgcctcaggcgcggcTAGCACGCTTCAGGCGTACATCATCTTATGTctgacgtatattgcattttattCCTCTTTTGACactgaatttggtttcggtatcttcatgaaagttgtagatatggatcttagctttcattttcacttggtttgactccaattgaacatctacaactccaaatatggctgaaatactctacataggtcatgttgatttctcaccaaaattcagtactgcactaaaacaaagtaacaacacaaaactccgaaaaatccctacttaatcaaggaaataataacataaatatttcattaaatcaaagagttaaaatcaacaaaatatatcaaataactccttaaattaactaatgattaaagataaataagattaaaaacaatgaaaaatatgcatattgtcaatttgatctttttggagatttgatgatcaatctggagttcttgttttaatctttctggatgtctttgtaatgtcttaacatatatcaaagttgatcgaactttcttgacagtttgattcAAGTGGTTTCAAACTGTTTCAACTGATCTAtttcgagtccttttattttaatgatttgatAACCTTCTCGTACTGGGATGAATCCTATTTGTTCCTCTCCATGTATTGATGATATTGGTATAAAATTCAGAGACAAAGGCTTTTGTTAAACtggtggagattgattggtcaagatgTTGTGACGATTAATCTTGAATTTGAATATCGTTCTCCGTTTtgtccagaatgatcttgtttcaGTTTTGAGttgtttttctttgctttgcttgattatgttcttaattaaattcactcaaaagcacaaattaaattaacataacattttagaatcataattaactatcttaattaacatttatttattttcatcaaaattttaaaatatagagtttgtctcaataTAAACTAGTAGAAAAATCTTTTACGtaatttttaacttatatttttctcCTCCTTTCTAACTCCCTCGAGTTAAAGAAAGGGCAAAAACAATTTATGAGagattttattcatttttcctTCATTCTTAAAGTTTCCATCaacatacttaaaaaaataatattttctttcctCTAAAACTTTCAATCAAACACATCCTTAGTTTAGAAAATGGAAATGGTAACATCAATATTGAGATCCAATCCTATTTCTGTAGTATTTTTTggatctattttattttaatgaaactTGTGGATCTAAATTTTTGATGCTTTTGTATTTAATATACTAAATTTGATGCAGACTTCTTTATATCTTATTGTTTTATCTTTTGAATCTCTAATTCATTTTAAAGATTTACTTTTTAGggagttattttaatttttgtttttaacttttacctaaataaactaaaaattgacaaacacttttttatgcatatattatttattacctATTGTGTcaggaaagaaaacaaaatgttttattttgtaaaagatACTACTACAAACTTCAGACGTTTTTTTTCAAGGAAGCAAACCGACAATATATGTAGAGGACGGATAAAGATAGTTTTgtcttgataaaaaaaaaaattagtgcaATTGTCttataaaactttaaaacattattttatatgtaaGTAGGTTTGATCGTTAAATCATGGCTTCCAAATTGAATCGTAAGTAGTTATTTATAGGGATTGAAATGACAAAGAGATAATGATTTTAACTtggttttttaaatgtaaagaATAAGTCAGATAGTATGATAAAAGTCTACGATTTAACATATTAAAGACGACTTTTTAATATTTCCTAATTCTTATGGTTGTCGATATTTTGTTGGGTTCCCAGTTTTTCCTTGTTTTAGTTAGACTATACCTTATAATTTGAATAATATGATCTCAAATGTATTCAATTTTAAGTTATATACAATGGTTTATACTAACAAGTATCTTTAGTTAATGAAATCAGAAttagaaattttatattaaaaacaacaaattttAAGCACAAgttctaatataaaaaatatttgaaagagatttgttaacatttttcatatttaaattgaCGGTATagaataaatagaataaaataatatgaaatgaTTCTATTCTATTTTTAGAATCCATGACAGATTAAGCTCCAAATTATGACATAATTACAATTTATGGATTAGGGAAGAGTATAATGAGACGCCTCTCACCTAATGGAGGTGCAATTTCAGGAACATCCTAGATAATAGCCATACTagcagtaaaaaaaaatagttacaaaACTCCATAATCCATTATAATGATTGATGACAAAGAAAAAAACCTAAAGTCAGCTATACCAAAAAATAATGGTTTGCCAGAACTGGATTAGAGACAAATTACGAGCCACGAGACCCACGTGGTTAGTTCAATTCAGAGAAACGTGTCTAGAAGAGGCAGAGACACAACTACAACAGAAAAATAGCCAAAactaaaacaacaaacaaaatacaCAATTCCACAAGGCTACTACTTAAAGCAACCGCAATCCTAAGCCAAAAGTCACACATTACAACACGCATCTTAACACAATCCAATCTCTTGttactttttttcaatttttcaagtTGAAGTTTAGAAGCAAAAGCTAAAGAAGATTCTCAAGCCAAAATCTTATAGTTCCAAATTATCACAACCAGTGACAAGCAAAGTAAAGCAAAATTAAGAGTAAAGCATAATAAAAAGCCCCTTCAGCctcataaaaaaaaactgtGTTTTTAATTCTTCTTTGAACGATCACATAACCTTAATTCTTTGAGAGTCCACAAAGATTGGAACTAGTTCCAGGCACATGGATACTCTAACTACTTCTCCTTTGCTCACTTCTAAGTTCAAACCTCTGTTTTCTCCTCAACATAAACCTCTTTTTCCACATAGGAGACGGATCGGGAAGAAGAACCAATCAATTGTTCCTGTatgtgtttttttcttctttctaaattaatttagCAAATAAATATACAATACCACAATAAGTAAGTGGTAGGTGGTCTTACTGACACGATCTACTGAGATTCACGATCTATTGAGATTCagttaacaaataaataaaagagggtttttatttaaattttaatttgactcttttatatttttggttttaattGGTTTGGACCAGGTTGCTAGGTTGTTTGGTCCAGCAATATTTGAAGCTTCAAAATTGAAGGTTTTGTTCTTAGGagttgatgaaaacaaacaccCAGGAAATCTTCCAAGGACTTACACGTTAACACATAGTGACATAACCTCAAAACTCACTTTGGCAATTTCTCAAACCATAAATAACTCTCAGGTATTTATCATGATTTTGAATCTCATCATCACAAAACAGAGTTGAAACAACTAAGTATTGATTTTTaggaataataaaaaagaaagttaCAAAAATGGGAATTCAATTGCAGTTGCAGGGATGGTACAATAGATTGCAAAGAGATGAAGTGGTGGCGCAGTGGAAGAAGGTGAAGGGAAAGATGTCTCTACATGTTCACTGTCATATTAGTGGAGGCCATTTTCTTTTGGATATATTCGCTAGGCTAAGATATTTCATCTTCTGCAAAGAGTTACCTGTggtaaaagttaattatttttgtatgtATACTAATTAATAATGTAGTCATTGAAATCATGAGTCTTGTCAacttaatcttttaattttgtaaattaccaaatatggaaattttaaaatctcaatACAATAGTCttaatttttttggaatattttgtttataatttatttcctTGCAAATTTTTTActagtttattttattcatatacTAGTATAGACCAATATATAGTGTAGGAGTATGTTTGATGAGAAAATAAGAAGGAAGAAGCTATTCTAATGAGTCTATGTTTGATTTGATTAGGTATTGAAGGCTTTTGTTCATGGGGACGGTAATCTATTCAACAACTACCCGGAATTACAGGAAGCATTGGTTTGGGTGTATTTTCATTCAAAGATTCCAGAATTCAACAAGGTAGAATGTTGGGGTCCACTAAAGGAGGCTTCGGGACCCACTAATGGGACCCAAGAGGAGCAAATTGGTTTGACATCGACACTACCACAACCATGTCAAGAAGTTTGTGAATGTTGCTTTCCACCAATGAAATTGAGCCCAATTCCGTGGTCACATGAAGTTCCTAATGATACTACTACATATGAACCAATTGATGGGATTGGAACCCAACATAGTAACTTGTAAACACACGAAACCCTCCTATACACGGAATCTCGCAAATTCTTATACCCATCCTTTCTCTCATCTATTCTATACTATGTGTTCTTCGTTGTGGGGAAAATCCGAAACCCTTTTTCAATGTAAATAATATAAGGAAAGTAGGAAGctcatattttcaatttttattttctttcttttggcaTATGATTTTTCATTCATAACAATTATAGCCTATAGGCATTGTATTGTATCTGTATCTATTCCCCCAAGTTACATGTATTAAAGTTaatgtcaattaattaaattaattaattggttGAGTTTTAGCGATcgatgaattatttatttaactttatttattttagagatcgatgaattatttatttaactttatttattttagaaaaaaataaagtaaaaagttGATATTAGTCGGTTGAATTGAAAGCCTACTGGCAGCTAGAGATGGCTTAATTGTGTTGTAACCCTGTCGACGAGGTCCCATGTCTCATGGTACTAGATTCCCTCAAATAATCATATTTTGGTTGGATTCGAATTGTGcaaataatgtttttattaatttcatagATAATAAGTCTCTACAACATCAGTTGCAGACATCCTATTTGTGgtctcaattatttttttatttataaaaatacaaataaatggCTTGCAAACATATTGGTTGTTCCACACTTCCTTGGCCAAGACCACCATGTGGTTTGCACCTCTTTTTAAGGAGTACTTGCTGCATCGTTCACATAGTGAGTGGAACCACAGAGATTTTTAAGGCGTGCTCTAGAAATGAGGGTTTATTTTCTTACAATTAAATTGTGGTGCACTCTTctaagtaaaaataatatttgaaaaagttaatatatttgattaattatttagtttaaatataataattttttaaatcttaattttgtctttatttcTTCTTAAAAGAAGTATTAACAAGGTCTTCCATACATATTGGataaacaataattaattttaaaatagttttttatttaaacaaattcagatatgtttttaaaaatatcttgaAAACATTCGTGTTTGATAAATGTCCGATATTTGTCTATTTCAATTTGAATTGAcaattttaatgtgatattagatatttatttaatttttcactaCTAATTTTAACAAACCTAAATGATCAATAAGTATCTCTTAATACAggctttaattaattaatagtattaaaattaaaatttaatttaaacatcagtgtaaaacaaaattcaatcaaTCATAACCAATGTTAGGTtgttaaaaatgtttaatttatttatttttatcttatatatagATGATTGTGATGGATTTATTATACTGGCGGTATAATATTACTTATTAATATAACTTTCGggtataaatattttgttttgactaAAGTGTccgttatgaatttgattagatatactatttatttatttatttataatttcggTCCACAAACGCATATATGTTGTGATTTAAGGAACTAGAGAAGCATATCATGAGTAACGAAATTGTTTATTTTGTGTAATCAATTATAGAGCAAGCACACGACAGTGTATCTGTGTCTGACGCAAGGACTTGTTGATTACAGATTATCTGCGAAGGCGGTTTTGATGGCAGAGACTGATGATAAGGTTGATCAAACTTCAAAAAAGTAAGAATACTAAGTGTAACAAAAactgaatttatttttattgcaaattaatgaaataaaaactaCTACTAGTAGTAGTCTCTGAAATCTAATTTTGATCCAATTTCATACCGTTTAGCACGTGTGTTTTGTTGGATTACTAACTATATCTTATTCTCATTACACTAGAGAAAACCAGAACCTTTCacacacaaaaagaaaaatagaaatgtGTAAAAGAGAAACTAGAAAAGCTCCGGTGAAATTCTAACAGGTTGATCTAATAATCTGTAGGCCGTGAATAAGATTTTTTGGGATAAAGGGtaagtttgtttaagattttaaaaaattaatttatattttatatttttaataataataaaaataatttatttattttatttaaatagtggaattttttaatttatttattattaattaaaaataataattttgatatttaataattaaaacattcattattagatattttaatatgataaaattatatttttttttaaaaatgtttgaaaaataattttatgaagaatttataaaaataatttttcattttaattatttttaaaaattttattatccaaaaaaattataaaaaacagatgaaacatttaaaattatattttaaaataaattatttaaatcaacttttcatttaaattttgttttttaattgttttttttaaaattacaacaaaataataaaatattatattatttttacaaattttttttaaacaaacagtctcgaaattaaattattttctatctCACAGAGAGAGATAATTGTAGATCCACTAAATAAATCCAAAATTCTTTTctacataaaatatttgtttgtagAAAGCCTCTGATAAAATCTTTgcaatttttataatgataaaattataaattctctaataaattttttgtgaaaaatattttgaatattataaaaatatttattacaaaaatttaaattattttaataaaacataaattaaatataaattattaagtattaaaagtttaaaaaattacatttaatttatctattgttatttttgtgaaagaaattattataatattatatacatgtataaaaataataattaaaaaaaagaattaatttgtattcaaaattaaaattgtttacaaaaaatattttaaaggataaaaaaaatgaatttaactaaaaataaaatatatattaaaaaaaaaaaagactcgAATGTTTTAGGCTGTGAGCAACAGGCAAAGCTTTGAATTGAAGAAGTAGAAGGAAGGAATACGTACGTAATTTCTTCATCACTCATCAGTGAGTTTCTATGACAAATCCATTTCATGTTTATGCATACTTTTAATTTCATTGTCTAACCTCATCTTTccttccttctttctttttcttggaATTGGATGAAACGTCCATGCTTGTTAGTcgtatttttcaaaattcatcTTCGCTACATTACTGTTAATTGTTCGTgattatcaaatttcatcatCATTACGTATTGAAGTTAAACCATCATGATTCATTTTAGGCCGTGTTTTTTTTGTCCATGTCATGGTTTTGACTTGCAGCTGTTCGATGAAATGCAAAGCTGAAACAAAACTTCATTTGCCATTATTTTCACTtactagtttttatttatatacttgAAAATGTTTTAATGGATTTTGTAGCTGCCTTTTGATCAAGATAGAATAATAGTGATCTATGTGGCAACAATACTTCAAATTGAAGGTGTGTCCGTGTTTGACATGCACCGACATTCATATAGATGTATataatcattttcattttttaaattattgttggtATCTAAGTGCCAATGTCGTACCCAGTGTTAACGTCCATGTTGGTGCTTCATGTATATTACATAGTAATATTGCTACTAGTTGTGTGGGTAGGTTTGAATGGGGAGTAAGGATGATGCTGTGAAAGAGACACTGATAGTAGATGCTCGGGCAAGAAATATCAGTCACAATGTGAGATGCACCGAATGTGGGAGTCAATCCATTGAAGATTCTCAAGCAGACATTGCCATTCTTCTTAGGAAGGTATACCAACTCTGATTTGATTTCCCTTGTCATAAAACTTCTATGGAGTTATACAGTATTGCTTGTTAGTTACTGATTTTTCATCCATTAAAGATTTCTGCTCATAATTCTTTACAATAGAACAATGCCCAAGTCTGCTAGCAGTGTTTGAAAGTGAGCTTTTTTGCTGTTATGTAAATCCTAAGCATTTGAACAATTTTCCAGTTAATCCGAGATGAAATTCGTTCTGGAAAAAGTGACAAGGAGATCTTCAAAAAGCTTGAAGAAGATTTTGGAGAGACTGTACTCTATACACCAAAGTTTGATATGCAGACAGCAGCTTTATGGTTATCACCGGTACATTTTTCCCGGAGGATTGAAAGCACTTGAACttgtaatttgtttttgttgtgaagtTTATATTTGTGCTGATTCCAGAAACATGTGATTTTGAATAGGTCATAGTTGCTGGTGCAGCTGTTGGAATATGGGCTTATCAAAAGCATAAACAAAAGACTAATGTTCATATCATGGCTCTGAACCTTGTTAGAGGTGTTCCGTTGACCCCAAGAGAGAAGGAAACGATGCTTGATGTTCTTACACCGCCTGCTTCACAGGGATTTAAGTCACAGGAAGACAAGACTTCCTTCTGGTGGAGGAGATTGCGAGGTCAATGATCTCATTCACTGTTCCGATTGTGGCTTTAATTTTTTGGCAACTCTGCCAGCTCAGTTTGTGGATTTAAAGGACAACAAAAGTAGTCAACTTATATGTTTATGACTGTATATTAGGTTTCACTTTGGTGTTAATCCACAAATTGCCAACCCTAGTATTTTAAGTTTATGTGTCAACACCCAAGCTTGGTGAGGATATACACGCTAAGAaagagttcatttgtgtaataaTACTGATTTCATTGCTTAATTTACATGGCAATCCTTTAACTCGGTATTCTGGACTTGATATCCAGGATTTCGGGAACTGTGATTCTGTCTTTTGACATTACATTTAAGCAATCAATAGATAACCTCTATACCTTACTTTCCCTTGTGATTATTTGAGAACTTCATAATGTTCCGCTTGTTAACACTTTTATTGTGACTCCCTCGTTACATGGTAGATATGCATTGAAATTATGGATATGGTCTTtctgattttttgttttgtagatTTGCAAGAAGGATAAGTGCGCAAAAGGTTACTGTGTGGGAGTCTAATATGCCTTCCAAGTAGACGTAGCGTGTGTTTGGATTTCCAGCCACTCACAATGCCAACATGTGGCTCATACATAGCTCCCATTTATTGCTTCAAGAAGTCACAGTAAAAATGGTCAAAATGCCATTGGAATGTGAGAATAACAAAGGTAAGTCATGCTTGTTTCTATTCTAATTTACTGCTTTCAATTATGTCTTGTTTGAAGAAGGGTTGGTTCAAGGTAAGTGAAGTCAGCAAGCTAGCCTATTCCTATGTCCAGTTGAGTGGG
This region of Cicer arietinum cultivar CDC Frontier isolate Library 1 chromosome 8, Cicar.CDCFrontier_v2.0, whole genome shotgun sequence genomic DNA includes:
- the LOC101509687 gene encoding cytochrome c-type biogenesis CcmH-like mitochondrial protein isoform X2; this encodes MGSKDDAVKETLIVDARARNISHNVRCTECGSQSIEDSQADIAILLRKLIRDEIRSGKSDKEIFKKLEEDFGETVLYTPKFDMQTAALWLSPVIVAGAAVGIWAYQKHKQKTNVHIMALNLVRGVPLTPREKETMLDVLTPPASQGFKSQEDKTSFWWRRLRGQ
- the LOC101509366 gene encoding protein STAY-GREEN, chloroplastic-like → MDTLTTSPLLTSKFKPLFSPQHKPLFPHRRRIGKKNQSIVPVARLFGPAIFEASKLKVLFLGVDENKHPGNLPRTYTLTHSDITSKLTLAISQTINNSQLQGWYNRLQRDEVVAQWKKVKGKMSLHVHCHISGGHFLLDIFARLRYFIFCKELPVVLKAFVHGDGNLFNNYPELQEALVWVYFHSKIPEFNKVECWGPLKEASGPTNGTQEEQIGLTSTLPQPCQEVCECCFPPMKLSPIPWSHEVPNDTTTYEPIDGIGTQHSNL
- the LOC101509687 gene encoding cytochrome c-type biogenesis CcmH-like mitochondrial protein isoform X1 codes for the protein MGSKDDAVKETLIVDARARNISHNVRCTECGSQSIEDSQADIAILLRKLIRDEIRSGKSDKEIFKKLEEDFGETVLYTPKFDMQTAALWLSPVIVAGAAVGIWAYQKHKQKTNVHIMALNLVRGVPLTPREKETMLDVLTPPASQGFKSQEDKTSFWWRRLRDLQEG